The DNA region GCCTCTTTAAAGGATGGAATTCAAATCGCCGGGATGCAGTTTTTAAACGTCGATACCCGCATGGAAAGTCGGCTTTTAAGTATGATGGTCGATTTGCAGCGCGAGATTTTTATCAAGTTCTCCTCTGAGGATTGATTCTGCTATTCCCTTCCCATCCTGACTCAAAAGGCTTTTTCAATATCACGAATGAGGGATTGATTCATTTCCATTGGATTTAAAGTCTGTGCGTTTTTAATATCCTGAAAATTTGCTTCAAAATGGTTTCCAATGACTTGCAATAGCTTGGCAAGAATTTGCGGTTGTTCTGCGGGATTGCGAACCTTGTTCTTAATTGCATCCCAAATTGCTGATCTTGCTGGCGCCAATAAAAGGTAAGGGTGCATTTCTTTGTTTGCGATAGTGGCGGAGATATCCTTTTGCCACTGCTGCAAATTCGCGGGTCCCCAGCTCTTATCAAACTGTCTGTTTTCCAAAGTAATCCGCTTCAAATCTTTTTCCGAAAATCTAACGGCATATGCTGTTGCCGGATCCTTATACATCTTAACAGAACTGGCAATTAGCGCATCCCCAGATAAGGACTTAAATATAATTCTTGGATCTTGAAAGCGAACTACAGACACCGTATCCGCAAACATCTCATTGTAAGCGGTCATGATTGTTAACATCTTTACCAAGTCAGTCCCACGCTCGCTGGATACTTTAATTTCGGCGAAGACTTTTGCTTTATTGGCTTCTGCTGCAGCCTTTTCTTCCGGAGTTTTGGCGTTGCGTAGCGCATTTAACGCTTCCACGGTATCTCTCATTGCCTTCTGAGCACGTTCCGCACTGCCAGTGCGTTCGGTTTCGTAAGAGTGCCACAACTTGGAATAATCTTTGATATTTTGGTTCAATACAGCATGCCCGTATTCGTGGGCCAGAATGGCCGTGGTAAACTTAGGATGACTGCCTTTGCTTTCGCCATATTTTAAAAATGAAGTCGGAACGGCAATGAGGTTTCCGTCCTTAGAAAATACACCACCAACTCCAGGCTCGGTCATGGTGACCTTAAGGTTTTCAGGTGCCTTCAGAGGTCCCAGCAATCCATCAACCGAATTTAAAAATTCCTGATATTGTTTTTGAGTCAGAAGGGCCGGGCCAGTTACCTCAAGAGTCCTGTTGAAAACCTCGCCGAATACGGCTTCACAGCGTTCCGCCGCGACGACTGGTTGGGAAATAACCGTCAAAAGAATAGACACATTCAGAAGGGGCTTTTTCATAGGAATCTCCAATGAGTTTCCTATGAGCAAATCTTAAACCACCCTCGGAGCGAATAGCTTTCATTGCACCTACTCAAGCATTCGACAAGTGCTCAAATTTGCCATATTTTAGAATGAAAGAGGCCCGTATCTAGGCTTGTTGATCTTTCTGATCATCCATCATTTTTTTCAGACGGCCGACAAAGGCTTTTAGCATGCAGTTTGCCCACACCGGAAGATCGTTCAGTAACTCCTGAAAGCCATCTTCAGATACACGGACCACAACCACATCAGTTGCGCACTTTGCAGAAGCAGAGCGGGGAGCATTGTCCAGCATCGCAAATTCACCGAACGACTCACCCTCATTGATAGTGCTGATTTCAACTTCTTTACCACTGCGATCCATGGTGCAGATTTTCACAGTGCCGGACTCGATAATGTAGAAATGTCTTTCCACATCTCCTTGAAAGAAAATAAATTCCCCGGCTTTGAATTCCTGCTTATGAAGCTGCTCAAATGCTGACATTCGTGTCTGCCCCTCTTTAATGATGATGAACTTTCATTCTAAGCAAATTTAGGCGGCAGCGGCAAGGATGTTGAAGAACCGTCTGGGGGACGGTAATATAAAGATATGAAGTGGATTATTTGCTTTTCAACCTTATTGAGTGGCAGCTTAGCTTGGTCAATGAATGCGTTATTCATCGGAGACTCGAATAGCTATGGAAAATTCGGCGGTGAGGTTGACACCTACTTAAGGATGGTCTCTCAGAACGTCACCTCCATGGCTAGCTGCGGATCATCGCCCTCTACCTGGATGGCGCAAGATTCAAAATTCAAAAGCACCAATTGCGGATACTGGCGCAAGGACTTGAAGGGTCAAGAGACGCGAGTCAAAGAGCATAAGATTGATTCTTTTCCCAGTGAAATGGGAAAACTGCATCCCGATCTGACCGTGATCGCCTTGGGGACTAATGTTTTGGCGAGTACTGGCAACATTGAATCCGAATTGAAAAGTATCCGCTCCATGTTGGACGTCGTTAAAAAGAGTCATAGCGAATGCATCTGGGTCGGGCCGCCAGCATTGGGTAAGAATCCCTTCAAGGCTAATCTTGCCCAAGGAGTGGTGAAAATAAAAGACGCCGTGGAGAAAGCAGGTTGTGCTTACATTGATAGTTCGAAGCTGACTACATATGCCCAAGGTAAAGGTGACGGAATTCACTACGGGCCGAAGGATTCAGCAAAATGGGGGCGGGACGTGGTCGGGCAAATGCAAAAGCTTCCGCAGGTCATTCGTGCCCGAGAAAAACAGAATTCTTTTGTGCCAGAGAATAAAGGAAAGGATGCCGGAGGTCCCGGCATCCAATAGTCTTAAATAAGGCGACTTAGATCCTTAACGTTCTTGATATAAGAAATTTTCTTATCACCAGAAATTTTCAGATCCGCCAGATGTCGTTTGTTCGAGTAAGGAATCACGAAGTGCTGGAATCCCAGCTTGTCAGCTTCCTTGATACGGCTTTCCACGAAGGAAACGCCGCGAACTTCGCCGGTCAAGCCGATCTCGCCAAAGAATACGGTTTTAGCGTCAAGATCGCGACGACCTTCTGTCGACAAAATGGCAGCGGCCACGGCCAGATCCGCAGCGGGCTCGATCAGTTTCAATCCACCCACGACATTCACGAAAATATCATTGCTAGACAGGCGCACATCCAGGTGGCGATCCAAAACCGCCGTCAATAAATGCAGACGATTCACATCAATACCCAAAGAAGTACGACGAGGCATGGCCATGTTCGTGGATAAAGTCAGAGCTTGCACTTCACACAGAAGCGGACGAGTCCCTTCCATCGACGCAAAAACCGCAGAGCCGATCAGTTGATCGCCACGCTCCTCCAAGAACAGCTCAGAAGGATTCAGAACTTCTTCCAGGCCTTTCGAATTCATTTGGAATACGCCCAACTCGTGAGCCGCTCCAAAGCGGTTTTTCAAAGTTCTTAACAAACGGAAATCATAGGAAGTGTCGCCATCAAAGGACAGCACGCAGTCCACCATGTGTTCCAAAACTTTGGGACCTGCGATGGAGCCATCTTTAGTCACGTGACCGATCAGGATCACCGCGATACCGTCTTGTTTTGCCAAACCCATCAAGTGACCAGCGCACTCGCGAACCTGGGAAACAGAACCCGGTGCCGCCTGCAAGTCAGACAAATACATGGTTTGAATCGAGTCGACGACCAGAACATCCGGTTTTTTATGGCGAGCCAATTCCATCACGTTGTGCAAGTTGCTTTCCGCACCCACTTCGATCAGCGGGGAGCGAATGCCCAAGCGATGTGCGCGCGATCCCGTTTGAGAAACGCTTTCCTCGCCAGAGATATAAAGAATTTTGCGCTTGTCACCGGCAAGACCGCCGGCCATTTGTAAAAGCAAAGTCGATTTACCAATACCCGGTGATCCACCCAATAACACGAAGCTTCCGCGGGCAAGACCACCACCCAGCACGCGATTCAATTCTTGGAATCCCGTATCAAAGCGATCCAATTTAATCGCCTCGAGGCTTTGGTCTAGAGAGACGGGTTTACCTGCTCCAGGGGCAGTGCTTGTTTTTTCGACACTTCCTGTGGACCATCCTCGGGTTTTAGGCTCTTCCAGCTGCAATTCCTCGACGAAAGAATTCCACGCGCCGCAGTCAGAGCATTTGCCCTCCCAGCGAGGTCGCTGCGCCCCACAATTTTGACAGGTATAGACAGTTTTATTTTTCGATTTTGCCATAGATATTCGGTATCATTATTAGGAGATGGTGACAAGGATGACGCCATCTGTGATACGAGGGAGTGACGGGATGCGGACTAAGTCTGTTTTGTTTTCTATTCTATTAGCAGCGCCTTTGGCGATGGCCCAATCTGGCAAGGACGAACTGGATTCGTTTAAAAAAGCCTTGGAGCAATTTAAAGCCAGCAAGTACGAACAGGCGATTCCCGCGTTTCAAACTATCGCTCAAAATAAAACCGAGATGCAGGAGTATGCGCGTTATTATTTGGCACAATCCTATTTGAAAACTTCCAAATTGGACGAAGCTTATAAAGAGCTTGAGGCAATTCAATCCCTTTCTCCCAACGTCAAAATGACCATCGATGTGCAAAGCATGATGGGACAGATTGATCTTGAGAAAAAGAATTTCAAAGATGCAGCCTCGGTTTTTGCCAAGCTTGAAAAACGCACTCGCAATACGGAATCCTATCCGGAAATCATTTACAACCTGGCCGTTGCCGAGCAAGGCCTGGGCAAGCGTGCGCAAATGTGTAACTGGTTGGTGAAGCTTTATGAAAAGCATCCGGCTTATCCAAAAGTTGCTGATTGGGGAGTGGATCTTGCCGCAAATAAATTTGAAGGCAAGGAAACAGCGTGTGCGACCAGCACCGAGGACTTCCGTACTCGCGTAAGATATCTGTTGTTCGCGGGGCTTGATTCCCGCGCCCAAGCTGAAATCAATACGATGAAAACAAATCTGGCAAAAGTGGATAAGTATCTTGCGGATAAGTTGCAGGTTCAGTTCTACATGCAAGAAGGCGAACTGGGCAAAGCCGTTGATTTGCTAAAGCCCTACTATGAAGAGAAAAAACGTGATTTCGATTATCTGATTTTGTTTGCTTCAGCTTCGGCACGCGCGGGTGAAGTGCAATTGGCTGTGGGGTCTTATTACTCTGCTTATAAGTTAAGTCCAAGATCCAAAACAGGTCGTCAGGCGTTATATCAATCTGCATTCCTGAGCTATCAGTTTCAGGATTACGATGGCGCTGCTCGCAGATTCCAGGAATTCATGAAAGTGTTTCCGACCTCAGGTCTTAGTAAAGATGCAAAGTGGCACATGGCTTGGTTGAAGTACCTAAAAGGCGACTACCAAGGTGCTTACAAGGCTTTTTCCGATATGCAGGGGGAAAAGAAACGTAACAAGCGCGCTTGGAAGTCTTTCCCGAATGATCGTGTGAGCTACTGGATGGCGATGAGTTTGTTCCGTCAGGGTAAGATGACCGAGGCCCGTGATAAAATGGCGACCCTGGCGAAAGACCCTTTGATGGGCTACTACTCGATCGCCGCCCAAGAGCGTCTTAAAAAAATGGAAGTGTTGCCTTTGCAAAAGTTGGCAACAACGAATCTGCCAACGACACCTCGTATGATTTCGCGTTTTTCAGCGGGCGAGTTCTTGATGCCGAATGTGGATGATGTCACTTATCGTGGCGATGAGTCCGAGTCAGAAGAAAATCTGATGATCACTCAGTACTCCACCGATGATGAAAAAGAAAGCGAAGAGGAAATCGCTGCAGAAGAGAATCCGGACACCAAATCCGTGGAAGTTGCCCAGGACGAAGCAGCTCCGACAGAAGGCGAAGTCACTGAAGGCGGGGAGAAGGTCGTATTCAACAGCCCGGTTTTGATGAAGCGCTTTGAACGTGCCCGCGATTTGATGATTATTGGTGAAAATGAATGGGCGCGTTGGGATCTTTATGACATTGAAAGAAAAACCCGCAACCGTGAGCATTTGAAAACTTTGATGTCGGAATACTCGACAGCGGGTCACTTCAATCGCTCGTCATATATTGCTCAAGTTACTTTCGGTACGAACCGTGCCTCTCAAGGCTTGGATGGCGGACGTGCGATGTGGGAGCTGGCTTACCCTCGTGCGTATTCTGATTCAGTGGACAAATACACTAAAAAGTTCACCGTTCCGACAGAGCTTGTCTGGGGTATTATGCGCGCGGAAAGTTCTTACCGTCGCGATGCGATTTCTCCGGTGGGAGCTTTGGGCTTGATGCAGGTGATGCCGTTCACAGGTTATAAAGTGGCGACAATGGTTGGTGCGAAGGACTTTAAGCCCACTCAGTTGCTTGAGCCTGATACAGCGGTGCAAATCGGTTCCCGTTATTTGAAACGCTTGATGGATCGCTTTGATAACACCATCCCATTGGTGGCAGCAGGATACAATGCGGGACCTCACCGCGTGAAAAACTGGCTGGTGTCTTTCGGTACTCTGGAAACGGATGAATTTATTGAACACATTCCGTTCCTGGAAACTCGCAACTATGTGAAGCGTGTGGTTTCCAATGCCTACGTTTACGGAAAACTGTACGGCAGCAATAACAATCTTTTCCCATACCTGTCCGAAGCGGTGCCTGTTAAGGTCAATGCGGAGCTGGTCGGTAAAGAAAATTGGGACGACATTTAGTCGGTATTTGAAAGAGCAGCATTGAACAACAACTGGGTGCGTTTTCTATTCAAAAAGGCTCTTGAAATTTTGGCGTCACTGGCGGTGCTGGTGGCGTTTTGTTTTATCCTGTTGAAGGCTCTGCCCGGTGGACCTTTTGATGATGAAGCCGCACTCCATCCGACGGTG from Bdellovibrio sp. GT3 includes:
- a CDS encoding SGNH/GDSL hydrolase family protein, translated to MKWIICFSTLLSGSLAWSMNALFIGDSNSYGKFGGEVDTYLRMVSQNVTSMASCGSSPSTWMAQDSKFKSTNCGYWRKDLKGQETRVKEHKIDSFPSEMGKLHPDLTVIALGTNVLASTGNIESELKSIRSMLDVVKKSHSECIWVGPPALGKNPFKANLAQGVVKIKDAVEKAGCAYIDSSKLTTYAQGKGDGIHYGPKDSAKWGRDVVGQMQKLPQVIRAREKQNSFVPENKGKDAGGPGIQ
- a CDS encoding Crp/Fnr family transcriptional regulator, encoding MSAFEQLHKQEFKAGEFIFFQGDVERHFYIIESGTVKICTMDRSGKEVEISTINEGESFGEFAMLDNAPRSASAKCATDVVVVRVSEDGFQELLNDLPVWANCMLKAFVGRLKKMMDDQKDQQA
- the radA gene encoding DNA repair protein RadA, yielding MAKSKNKTVYTCQNCGAQRPRWEGKCSDCGAWNSFVEELQLEEPKTRGWSTGSVEKTSTAPGAGKPVSLDQSLEAIKLDRFDTGFQELNRVLGGGLARGSFVLLGGSPGIGKSTLLLQMAGGLAGDKRKILYISGEESVSQTGSRAHRLGIRSPLIEVGAESNLHNVMELARHKKPDVLVVDSIQTMYLSDLQAAPGSVSQVRECAGHLMGLAKQDGIAVILIGHVTKDGSIAGPKVLEHMVDCVLSFDGDTSYDFRLLRTLKNRFGAAHELGVFQMNSKGLEEVLNPSELFLEERGDQLIGSAVFASMEGTRPLLCEVQALTLSTNMAMPRRTSLGIDVNRLHLLTAVLDRHLDVRLSSNDIFVNVVGGLKLIEPAADLAVAAAILSTEGRRDLDAKTVFFGEIGLTGEVRGVSFVESRIKEADKLGFQHFVIPYSNKRHLADLKISGDKKISYIKNVKDLSRLI
- a CDS encoding transglycosylase SLT domain-containing protein, with the translated sequence MRTKSVLFSILLAAPLAMAQSGKDELDSFKKALEQFKASKYEQAIPAFQTIAQNKTEMQEYARYYLAQSYLKTSKLDEAYKELEAIQSLSPNVKMTIDVQSMMGQIDLEKKNFKDAASVFAKLEKRTRNTESYPEIIYNLAVAEQGLGKRAQMCNWLVKLYEKHPAYPKVADWGVDLAANKFEGKETACATSTEDFRTRVRYLLFAGLDSRAQAEINTMKTNLAKVDKYLADKLQVQFYMQEGELGKAVDLLKPYYEEKKRDFDYLILFASASARAGEVQLAVGSYYSAYKLSPRSKTGRQALYQSAFLSYQFQDYDGAARRFQEFMKVFPTSGLSKDAKWHMAWLKYLKGDYQGAYKAFSDMQGEKKRNKRAWKSFPNDRVSYWMAMSLFRQGKMTEARDKMATLAKDPLMGYYSIAAQERLKKMEVLPLQKLATTNLPTTPRMISRFSAGEFLMPNVDDVTYRGDESESEENLMITQYSTDDEKESEEEIAAEENPDTKSVEVAQDEAAPTEGEVTEGGEKVVFNSPVLMKRFERARDLMIIGENEWARWDLYDIERKTRNREHLKTLMSEYSTAGHFNRSSYIAQVTFGTNRASQGLDGGRAMWELAYPRAYSDSVDKYTKKFTVPTELVWGIMRAESSYRRDAISPVGALGLMQVMPFTGYKVATMVGAKDFKPTQLLEPDTAVQIGSRYLKRLMDRFDNTIPLVAAGYNAGPHRVKNWLVSFGTLETDEFIEHIPFLETRNYVKRVVSNAYVYGKLYGSNNNLFPYLSEAVPVKVNAELVGKENWDDI